DNA sequence from the Thunnus albacares chromosome 22, fThuAlb1.1, whole genome shotgun sequence genome:
aaggcaggcatgcaaaatattaaaaaataaaagagtggAGTCTCACTAATGAAGGATGTGCTGACTGGTTATAGTTAAATTAGTCAAACATTCTGATTTTCAAGTGAATTAGCTTAATTCTTCTTGCGTattgtctaaaaacaaataaaattgtattaaacGGACAGGATTTGTAGTCATTTTTATGATATTGACCAGGAGTGTGCGCAgttttttatatactgtatgtaatctATCATGTTCAAGTTCCCATCACATGGCAGCTTTATTATACACCCAGTAGTCCCGCACATTTCTGGAATATTACTGTCTGGCCCCAAGTTCTTCTCTAAACAAAGCCTTACAGTATTTGGGAATATGTGTTCACCATGTGTGCACAATGTAAACTGAAATAATACAGCTTCAAAAAAAACTAGATTTTAACACATGGCCCCTCTACAAGACAGGACAGTTAGttgatgatgtttgtgtgatgttAGTGGTTCAAATTTCCTCACACATTTGAAATCAATCAAATTATAGAAACCAGCTGAGCCCATGTCCACACTAAGACAGCTAAATTTGtaaacacatctttttctctACATTTTAACTCTCTCTCAAGAATGAAACAGCCGAATACTCGAAAACTGAGCTTTTCCATACGGCCTCTAGAGTGTGTAAATCCACTTGGCGTTGAGGTGTGTACGGGGGAACAGAGCTTTGTAGAAAAGGCTATCCTATCAGTGACAAAACAGAGATTGGCAGTAGTGAggcatttcattgttttcttgaATTATAcccaaaagaggaagaagaggaaacacaacGATAATAACACCGATAGCTGAAAGTTTCATTTGAGTGTTGGTCTCTTTACTATCTACTTTGATAGCTCGTTTAAAGCTAAACCTTTCCCTCGCTGGAATTATTGTAATCTGCTCGCAATAAACAACGTGTTCAAAATGTCAGGAAGCGGCAGTAGAATCAGAAATAGCACACAgtttcttcttcgctggttttcTGTCGCTGTCTTGCTCATCTGAACATTTTGGCGTTTTAATATGGATGGAAGTATTTGCAGAAATGAGTTGAAACACCTGGTGTGGACACGTCGCTTTTGCACAAAACTGTGTTTAAGAATTTAGCCAGTTTAATGTAGATGTAGTCTGACATACAGAGAACCTGAGACTTTTCTGGCCCCTGAGGGTCTGGGGTCCTTGGGCAGTTGCCCGCTCACCCATGTTGTAAACTGACCTTGACAATAAACACCCTTTCTTGATTAATTTCTGTCAGTGTTACATTACTGTTGGGTGGTAATGCAGTTCAGATAGATTTGAAAAGTCCTTAACTTGCATTACCTCTTTCCAATAATGCAacactgacaaaataaatgcaacTTCATGTTCTTTGTGCTGTATTACACAACTCAAGCAAATCAGCTAATTGATTCTCATTTTGTacagaaatgaaaggaaaccGATGGCTGGCTTCCAAACAAATCCATTATTGTCTAAAACGTTTTGTTTCTTGCAAAACAGATGCGATATAAAGCACACGTTATTTGTTATAAATggggctaaaacatgcaaaacctcTGGTATGATCCTTTAAGGAATTTCATGGATTCTAATTATATACTGCCAAATGGAAAGAGCATGAAATGACAAATTCTGCAGACCACCAAAACATTTGAGTACATGAGCACATAATCATATTTTGATAAGAGTAAGTAGTGGTATAAAACTTTGCAAGGGGGAAAAACCCGTAAGTTTTCAGATCTTTGCATGGATTATGAACCATAAATACCACAGAAACAGCCCGGGGATAGTCTGCTGGTTGATTTCCCTCACTGGTTTGAGATCAAAGCCCTTTCGAAATTTCTCTCTTATGTCTCCACTCCTCTGTCTCCCTGGCAACTTTCCCTATTGTTAGAATAAGACAGCAAAGAAATACAAAAGGGTGAGTGACCACTCGCTCGCTTTTTataggaaaaagaaaaaccacaataaaatgaaaatgtgtgcagATTTTTGTTGGGGCCTTTACGGGTTGGATTTGAACCAAGCACAAAAACATTGGGGTGCCCCTGCCCCCTGGAGCTAATATCAAAAGCCAATGTGTGTGAAACATATTCCTTTCTTCATTCCTTCAGTACTATATGCCAAAATGTACTCCCTATCATTTTCAAGAATTTTGGATTACAGGTAAATTAGTTTTTGATTTGTTGATGATGAGTTCTGAAGCATTTTTGGCCTGTTATTAAACAGCTGAAAGTAGAAATGGGCAGAAAGAGAAGGATGATGTTCAACAGAGTTCACAGGTCAGATTCAAACCCAGAACATTGTGGTTGCATGGTGTGCACTTCAGCCTGGTGAGCAGCCGCAAcatttgatgtatttatgaCATTTATCATCCGTtctggaagagggatccctcccCTCTTGCTCTTCCTGATgcttctccctttttttcctgttaaagtttatttttgtgGAATTTTCCCTTATCTGAATCAAGAGGCAAAGGACAGAGGGTGCGGTATGTTAAACGGATTGTAAAGCCAAATTTGTGATGAACTTGATTGAGAATTACTATATTTTTTGGATAGTATTGCTTATTAACGAGTGAAAACATGAGAGAGCTGTTGACATTTTGTGAGGTCAAACTTGAATGAGCAGGTTTCAGATGTCTTTCAAAATGTGGTTATCATCTTGGAACGAATTTACATTTGATGTAAAGGAGATGGGTCGGGAGGAATCcgcaaagaggaagaaaggaacGAAAGGGGTAGGAGAAAGGATGAGAAGAATCAGGGGATGGCTTAGAGACTTTGACTCCAGGCAGTGGGAGTTGATGAGGAGGAAATCCCTCTCCGCCTAAAGAGGCTTCCTCCGAGGGTCTTTAAAAACACATGGGGCTGCCGTGGATCTTCAGCTCAGCATTGATAGAAAACAGATTGCCCAGCTGTAGAGTTCAAAAGTTGTATTCCAgaagaatatactgtatatgtctcAGGGGAAAATTACGACTTGCCACTTGAAAATTAAAGATGGATGTAGTCTCCAAATGCGTTTTCGTCAATGATGGAGTAACATCATAATGTTTAGAAAGGAACCACTTGAACTTCCCTTGGGAGATATTGAAGTTTACTTATATGAATTAGCATATTTCCATTCTTTGCTACTGTATTGTAAGCATAGTCGTGACTTTATTTAAATACTTGCATGCACtattaaatcatttatcatttatatgattatagaatataaaatgtccaaaaacaatgacaaatgcCTACTTCAGGTTCCTGGAGaccaaggtgacatctttattttgcttataTTGTCTGAAGAACAGTATAAAATCTCAAACACTTACCTTGATCTTCTCTATCTCCGTCTCTCTGCAGTGACTTGTCCATGCAGTGGGGTCAGCTGTCCAGACCTTACTCGTCCACCGACCGAAGCAGTTCCCTGGGCTCCATGGAGAGCTTGGACACACCCACGCCCACCACACAGCCATACTCCGACTCCCACAATTCACCTGTCGACCCAGTCCTCTTCAACAACAAGAGAGATTCCGCCTACAGCTCCTTCTCTGCCAGCTCAAACACATCCGACTACGCCACGGTGCCGCTGAGGCCTGGTGAAGCCTGCTCCATGGATAACCTCCTCCAAAGCCTTGGGCCAGCTTGTCGAGGCTACCCTGGTGGTGATGCCTCAACCCTTGGGAGTTCATCTGGCGAGGCCCAGGATGAGGCACACCTGATCGTACTCAAGTCCAGGTCGCTGACTAGGCCGAGACCGAGGCCTGTCGAGTTAAAAGAGAGGCCGTCCTCCTGCTGCTATGAGGCagaaaggaggggaggagaCTTTGATATCTTAAGAAATGGAGAAAGGGGAACAGGAAGAAAGATGAACCCTCCTCAACCTCCAACCAGGAAGGACAGTTTCAAGGCAACCCGGAGTCGCCCTAATGCTGCCAACAAACGTTGCGCCTCTGCTCCAATTGAAATTTCCAGTGTCTACTATGATGAAAACAAGACCTCTCTAAATGTTGAATCAGGAGTTCATAATGGCTTCACTGTACCAGCAGAAGGTGACAAAACTGTGAATTTCAAAGCAAACACCATAGAATCCTACTATATCCAAACTCAGACTAAAGAACTTGGACCAATCAGATGTGATACTAGTGGTAAAAGAGACTACAATTCAGAGACAAACTCAGAtcacctctctgacacagtgAGGGCCAACTCCTCACCTGGTCCTGGTTCCTTACCTGCAGAATCCCCAATGGAGGTTCAAGAGCACTCTCATACCATGCACTCCGACACCACGCACTCCTCTACGGGGCTTCACCGGCACAGTGCCCCCGACAAGCTCCTCGCTACACAACTTCAGTTATTGCAGTTTAACAGTGACAGCTCGTCATTGGAGCCTTACAATACGTCGTACCCCGCAGATCCCTCTTTGTCTCCTTGTAGCAGCCAGTGGTCCCATTCGCCACTACAGCCTACAACGGAGAACCAAGAAGCTTCTCACAATCACCTGGCCCCATCAAGCAAGTGGGGAGGCAGCCGATGCTCAACCCCAGGATCTGTATTCTTGGAAGGGGATGGCGGTGAAGAAGATTCAAGTGACAGGGTGGATGGGATGGGTGTGAATGGCAATTCCCTCTCCCCGATTCAGCATCACCACCCCTGGGGCCGCTCTGTGAGTGTACCAGGGGACCCCACTGGATCATCAACCCAGGGAAGGTTGGGCCCTGACCAGATACTGGAGAGAGATTTTGAGCCTCTTAGTGCTGCTGCAAGTATGGACACATTACTGGAGGAGCAGAGAGCAGTGGACagagggatgagaggagggaaaaaagaggagaatgTAGAAGGAGAGGTAGTGATGAAGAAGTCAGACGCGGCCAGGAACCATAGAAGAAACCGTCGTCGCAGTGAGCGTTTTGCTACTAACCTCCGCAATGAGATTCAGAGGAAGAAGGCCCAGCTTCAGAGGAGCCGGGGCCCAGGAGGGTTGCTTTGTAGTGGTGAGACTgtccaggaggaggagggtccAGACCTCCATGAGGATGGGGAAGAACCAGACCTGCAAGCCCAGGAAAGAAGTACCAAAGTTGCATTTGCCTCACCTGTTAGTCCCCCAGATGCCCGGACCACAGCACCAGTTGAAAAATCTAACACATCAAATGAACAAAACCATGATGTCTCACAGACTCAACTCCAGTCCACAAGCTACAGTCAAAACAACATATCCAGGTCTGTTCAGATTCTGGACCCAGGCGTGCCCAATTTTGGTGTTGGCATCCGAGTTGTGGAGGAACCAGCTCCAGCTGGCAAAGCCCGTCGCTGGCGTTGGACTCCTGAGCATAAACTCCAACCAGAGCCCGAACCAGACAGACGGTGTGGAGTCTTGGGTGAGAAGGTGTTAGGTGTCACAAGGTCAAGGCATGGAGTTTGTGCCTTCACCTCCTCGTCCACCACCTCCCCCTACGGTCGCTCCTCGTCCTGTTCTCGGATAGAGGAGTCAGATATTCTTCCGTTTGCAGATAGAATGAAGTTTTTTGAGGGTATGTCTGGGCCAGATGTCTCAAATCTGTCAAGTCGCAGGCAGAAGAAGCCGCCCCACAATCTGGAGCACCAAGGAGGGGAGCGTGGTCAGTACCCAAGCCAAAGGAGATACTCCTACCAGGGAGGACTTCAGCAGGAAAGTACTCTGCTTCCAAACGCTATGGAAGCCAGGAGGCAGTCTGTTAGTACcagcagagagaggcagaaagagaaggagagggaacAAGCGAGAGAAATGGAGGAGAGGGCAAGGGAAcgagagagggaagaaaggttgagggaaagggagaggcagcaggagaaggaaagacaggagagagaaatagaacTGGAAAGGGCAAGGCTGAGGGAGATTCAGCGGGAGAGGGAACGAGAAGAGAGGGCGAGACAGTgggaaagggaaagagagagggagcttgagctggagagagaaaaagagatggagagggcAAAGGAGAAGGAACGtctcaaaaaagaaagagagaaagagctcgagagagaaagagagaaggaaatggaggaaaatgCCCAGCTCGCATCACATCAAGACTTCATACACAAGGACAACTTCCACAACTTCCATCCCAAGCCTCAGGCGTTCTCCCACGGCCAGAATCAAGTCCCACGATCTGCTTTTTACCCAGTCAACACCCCTTCGCAGCCTCTGGAGAAACAGCAACCTTTGCACCAGGGCTACACAGCGAGGAGCTACACGCCTACAGAAGTAAGAGCCTCTGCACTCAAATGCATCAAAACACATCCATGGACACGCACTTTAAACACACACGTTATGGTTTCATGATTGATGAAAGACATGTTGCGTTTATAAAGTTCACGAAGGAGCCAGGAGGTTGCCAGGTTAGCTTTCAGTAGGAGTCTGTTGTTCTTGGATCTGTGTTATAAACTTTTACTTTGTCAGGTTTAtagacaaaaagagacaaagagtgaAATGTGGGCTGAAAGAGTGAGTGTTAGTGATCTGGAGCAAGTTGAGGTATGGGTCAGTGCCATTTGAGTTTGATGCACAGTATGTTCTTGGAGATGTAGGGCTGAGCAGGAGAAGCACGCCAGATACTTATCATCACACTATGTGATACATGGACTAAATcaaaacatctttatttctATTAAATC
Encoded proteins:
- the shroom4 gene encoding protein Shroom4, which encodes METVEQLVSFHHIQVQLTGGAPWGFTLKGGLEHGEPLIITKIEDGGKAAQCKKLKVGDELININGSALYGSRQEALILIKGSYRILKLAVRRRSVPLIRPHSWHLAKLSELSLPPPPPPPSPPPPPPPPPPPPPPSCLPSAESPPLPPPPPPSAMQLHPGPYTLPWHTTDNSDLSMQWGQLSRPYSSTDRSSSLGSMESLDTPTPTTQPYSDSHNSPVDPVLFNNKRDSAYSSFSASSNTSDYATVPLRPGEACSMDNLLQSLGPACRGYPGGDASTLGSSSGEAQDEAHLIVLKSRSLTRPRPRPVELKERPSSCCYEAERRGGDFDILRNGERGTGRKMNPPQPPTRKDSFKATRSRPNAANKRCASAPIEISSVYYDENKTSLNVESGVHNGFTVPAEGDKTVNFKANTIESYYIQTQTKELGPIRCDTSGKRDYNSETNSDHLSDTVRANSSPGPGSLPAESPMEVQEHSHTMHSDTTHSSTGLHRHSAPDKLLATQLQLLQFNSDSSSLEPYNTSYPADPSLSPCSSQWSHSPLQPTTENQEASHNHLAPSSKWGGSRCSTPGSVFLEGDGGEEDSSDRVDGMGVNGNSLSPIQHHHPWGRSVSVPGDPTGSSTQGRLGPDQILERDFEPLSAAASMDTLLEEQRAVDRGMRGGKKEENVEGEVVMKKSDAARNHRRNRRRSERFATNLRNEIQRKKAQLQRSRGPGGLLCSGETVQEEEGPDLHEDGEEPDLQAQERSTKVAFASPVSPPDARTTAPVEKSNTSNEQNHDVSQTQLQSTSYSQNNISRSVQILDPGVPNFGVGIRVVEEPAPAGKARRWRWTPEHKLQPEPEPDRRCGVLGEKVLGVTRSRHGVCAFTSSSTTSPYGRSSSCSRIEESDILPFADRMKFFEGMSGPDVSNLSSRRQKKPPHNLEHQGGERGQYPSQRRYSYQGGLQQESTLLPNAMEARRQSVSTSRERQKEKEREQAREMEERAREREREERLRERERQQEKERQEREIELERARLREIQREREREERARQWERERERELELEREKEMERAKEKERLKKEREKELEREREKEMEENAQLASHQDFIHKDNFHNFHPKPQAFSHGQNQVPRSAFYPVNTPSQPLEKQQPLHQGYTARSYTPTETYPARQQETTKLNRKYSLTERDYPSWRRESRPPDGINQHYQHPQQGRWAPRQLDGSSDDRNGYAYAPPPAPLSLRGRAMSENDLRFDSSHRWSPSIFSATSQTLSEVEEGAAGVRGGDAASAARLNRKKTPPPPRPPPPKWEQFHRRRASHHTMFPPSPSSAVPPHHHSIPPSLDPAEGNLPYVPPPETSRQRSYSLPPQRQEVTESCSHCSCNQTQERTYSQAPSNQNQPPLHEQPFPHATSNQNQAQYQERPFSIAPPSPMFSRRAFRPVAPPHRERDGNLRNMHGGQQERADVLSARPPPAAPNSVNSLYEMDTSRSPDQDRTAARPHKQQPSVRPGAEWERAPSPRVHSDTARPPVLENGGVGGVWDYEQQQQQVCVNRGFQSVEPQRIPEPGAESETTLSPSPVHSLEAELDVPMETDIDDFQEEERLLVENEPITSELPCFALPVTVLETDIDTLADSEASPSSRTRAESGSLEEELEVGESSLEELFPQSNEGESGTENWRGAYQTTEHNTDSLDRRSGASSSCSSYYSTSAAKAQLLSQMKDFTDNRERDDDELTYKKQLMESLRKKLGVLREAQRGLQDDIRANAQLGEEVESMVVAVCKPNEVDKFRMFIGDLDKVVSLLLSLSGRLLRVETTLDTLDPEAEHHERLPLLEKKRQLMRQLSEAQDLKDHVDRREQAVSRVLARCLSPEHHRDYSHFVKMKAALLVEQRQLEDKIRLGEEQLRGLRESLGLGMGMGMGMSMGYGHY